From a single Calothrix sp. NIES-2098 genomic region:
- a CDS encoding peptidase S9 prolyl oligopeptidase translates to MNKPEVASYGAWRSPITTDLITSQTIGLGQIFLDGQDIYWSELRPSEKGRNVIVRLKDGQNQDVTPAGYNVRTRVHEYGGASFLVVDGTVYFCNFADQRLYRQSIDSEPQPITPEVAKRYADAIFDRQRQRIICVCEDNTVAGQEAVNTLVSLGLERDTTPQQLVGGNDFYASPRLSPDGSRLAWLAWNHPNMPWDGTELWVAEVQADGLLGKAQKIAGGLDESIFQPQWSPDGTLYFISDRTGWWNLYRWQNGSVEPLTQMEAEFGKPLWVLGTSTYDFESGDRIICSYTQQSIWHLASLDTTTKQLESLPTPYTDISSLHAAPGKVVFIGGSPTESTAIVQLDLASKKLEVLRRASEVKIEAGYLSLPQAIEYPTADGKTAYALFYQPQNHDYTAPVGEKPPLIVKSHGGPTAAAGSSLNFRIQYWTSRGIAVLDVNYGGSTGYGREYRQRLDGQWGIVDVDDCVDGARYLVERGEVDGNRLAISGGSAGGYTTLCALTFRDTFKAGASHYGVSDLEALARDTHKFESRYLDRLIGAYPEQRQIYQERSPINFTERLASPVIFFQGLEDQVVPPNQTEAMVTALRVKGVPVAYLPFEGEQHGFRKAENIKRSLEAELYFYSQIFGFELPESIEPMVIENFKS, encoded by the coding sequence ATGAATAAACCAGAAGTAGCATCTTATGGAGCTTGGCGATCGCCAATTACAACAGATTTAATTACTTCCCAAACTATTGGATTAGGGCAAATTTTTCTCGACGGACAGGATATTTACTGGAGCGAATTAAGACCATCAGAGAAGGGTAGAAACGTAATTGTACGGTTAAAAGATGGTCAAAATCAGGATGTGACGCCTGCTGGCTATAACGTGCGTACCCGCGTCCATGAATATGGCGGCGCTTCTTTTCTGGTAGTTGATGGCACAGTGTACTTTTGTAACTTTGCCGACCAACGCCTTTATCGTCAATCTATTGATAGCGAACCACAACCTATTACACCAGAAGTAGCTAAACGCTATGCAGACGCTATTTTCGATCGTCAACGCCAGCGAATTATTTGTGTGTGCGAGGATAATACTGTTGCGGGACAAGAAGCTGTCAATACATTGGTAAGCCTAGGGTTAGAAAGAGATACTACACCGCAGCAACTAGTTGGCGGTAACGACTTTTATGCTTCACCTCGCCTCAGTCCCGATGGTTCGCGCTTGGCTTGGCTGGCTTGGAACCATCCGAATATGCCGTGGGATGGTACGGAACTGTGGGTTGCAGAAGTCCAAGCAGACGGACTTTTAGGAAAAGCTCAAAAAATCGCAGGTGGTTTAGACGAATCTATTTTTCAGCCGCAGTGGTCGCCAGATGGCACGCTGTACTTTATTTCTGACCGCACAGGCTGGTGGAATCTCTATCGCTGGCAAAATGGAAGTGTGGAACCGTTGACTCAAATGGAAGCTGAGTTTGGTAAACCTCTGTGGGTTTTAGGGACTTCCACCTATGATTTTGAGTCAGGCGATCGCATTATTTGCAGTTATACTCAGCAAAGCATTTGGCATTTAGCTAGTCTCGACACAACAACAAAACAACTAGAATCTCTGCCAACACCTTACACGGATATTTCTTCGCTACACGCAGCTCCAGGTAAGGTAGTGTTTATCGGTGGTTCTCCAACTGAGTCAACAGCTATTGTACAGTTAGACTTAGCAAGTAAAAAGCTGGAAGTCCTACGCCGTGCTAGTGAGGTAAAGATTGAGGCTGGTTATCTTTCCCTACCCCAAGCAATAGAGTATCCGACAGCTGATGGTAAGACAGCATATGCCTTATTTTATCAACCGCAAAATCATGATTACACTGCCCCGGTAGGGGAAAAACCGCCGCTGATTGTCAAAAGCCACGGCGGGCCGACAGCCGCAGCTGGGAGTAGTTTGAACTTTCGCATTCAATACTGGACTAGCCGAGGCATAGCAGTTTTAGATGTAAATTATGGCGGTAGCACGGGTTATGGAAGAGAGTACCGTCAAAGATTAGATGGTCAGTGGGGAATTGTGGATGTTGATGATTGCGTTGATGGGGCGCGTTATTTGGTAGAAAGAGGAGAAGTAGACGGTAATCGCCTAGCAATTTCTGGTGGTAGTGCGGGTGGTTATACAACCCTGTGTGCTTTAACTTTTCGCGATACTTTTAAAGCAGGTGCTAGCCACTATGGAGTTAGCGATTTAGAAGCTTTAGCGAGAGATACTCACAAATTTGAGTCGCGCTACTTAGATCGTCTAATTGGTGCTTATCCAGAACAGCGCCAGATTTATCAAGAGCGATCGCCTATTAATTTTACCGAACGACTTGCTTCTCCAGTGATTTTCTTCCAAGGTTTGGAAGACCAAGTAGTACCACCAAATCAAACCGAAGCAATGGTGACAGCACTGCGGGTTAAAGGCGTACCAGTAGCGTACCTTCCCTTTGAAGGCGAGCAACATGGCTTCCGCAAAGCAGAGAATATCAAGCGTTCTTTGGAAGCAGAACTTTACTTCTACTCGCAGATTTTCGGCTTTGAGTTACCCGAATCTATTGAACCTATGGTGATTGAAAACTTTAAATCATAG
- a CDS encoding phosphoribosylglycinamide formyltransferase, whose translation MSNYSITDTATTSLISPHISSNLFAHSTPLKLGVLASGNGSNFEAVAQAIETGELNAQIEVLIYNNPEAKAAVRAANRGVEAVLLNHRDYKSRDRFDAQLVQTLRQYDVEWVILAGWMRLLTPVLIDAFSDRIINIHPSLLPSFKGIHAVEQALAAGVKIAGCTVHLVCLEVDSGPILMQAAVPVLPDDTAETLHARIQVQEHRILPQAIALAAERRSQVKLVPS comes from the coding sequence ATGAGTAATTATTCCATTACGGATACTGCTACTACTAGTTTGATTTCTCCTCACATTTCTAGTAACCTATTTGCCCACAGCACTCCTTTAAAATTGGGCGTTCTCGCTTCTGGGAATGGTAGTAATTTTGAGGCTGTTGCCCAAGCTATTGAAACAGGGGAACTAAACGCCCAAATTGAAGTTTTAATTTACAACAACCCAGAGGCTAAAGCTGCTGTTCGGGCTGCAAATCGAGGTGTAGAAGCAGTGTTATTGAATCACCGCGATTACAAAAGCCGAGATCGGTTTGATGCTCAACTAGTACAAACTTTACGACAATACGATGTTGAATGGGTGATTTTAGCAGGCTGGATGCGGCTGTTAACGCCAGTATTAATTGATGCTTTTTCTGACCGAATTATTAATATCCATCCCAGCTTGTTGCCTAGTTTTAAAGGTATCCATGCTGTAGAACAAGCCTTAGCAGCTGGAGTCAAAATCGCTGGCTGTACGGTGCATCTAGTTTGTTTGGAAGTAGACAGCGGCCCCATACTAATGCAAGCAGCAGTGCCAGTCTTACCAGATGATACAGCCGAAACGCTTCATGCCAGGATTCAAGTTCAGGAACACCGGATTTTACCCCAAGCGATCGCTCTAGCAGCCGAGAGGCGATCGCAGGTTAAACTGGTACCATCGTGA
- a CDS encoding sugar ABC transporter permease, whose amino-acid sequence MKTARSSDMQLLDNDTVAAWIFLTPALILLGLFIIWPIAYLFYLSFTAGSFTSKGIYLVGLKNYSRLLFNSDFWQVLGNTVYFTVATVIPSLVIPLGLAALLNRSLAWRGLIRSAYFLPSIISLVAAGLGFRWLFQTTGPVNALLNIFGIPSIPWLGDTVWAMPVLILLSIWKQLGFNMVVFLAGLQAIPPSRYEAAELDGANGWQQFWHITLPGLRPTLIFAIVTTAIFTLRSFEQVYVITGGGPLNSTNLLVYYIYQEAFGQFDFGYAAAAATVLLAVTLVFVYLQLRTWGEE is encoded by the coding sequence ATGAAAACAGCCCGTTCTTCAGATATGCAACTGCTCGATAATGATACAGTTGCCGCCTGGATTTTTCTGACACCAGCATTGATTTTACTCGGCCTGTTTATTATTTGGCCGATCGCCTATTTGTTTTACCTCAGTTTCACGGCTGGTAGTTTTACCTCCAAAGGCATTTATTTAGTAGGCTTAAAAAATTATTCGCGCTTGCTATTCAATTCTGATTTTTGGCAAGTTCTAGGTAACACTGTTTATTTTACCGTTGCCACAGTCATTCCCAGTTTAGTTATTCCCCTAGGCTTGGCAGCATTATTAAACCGTTCTCTAGCTTGGCGGGGCTTGATCCGCAGTGCTTATTTTTTACCTTCAATTATTTCCTTGGTAGCTGCTGGGCTAGGATTTCGCTGGCTATTTCAAACCACTGGCCCGGTAAATGCCTTATTAAATATATTTGGTATCCCATCTATTCCTTGGTTGGGAGACACTGTTTGGGCTATGCCAGTACTAATTTTATTGAGTATTTGGAAACAACTGGGTTTTAATATGGTGGTGTTCTTAGCAGGATTGCAGGCAATTCCTCCCAGTCGTTACGAAGCTGCGGAACTAGATGGCGCAAATGGCTGGCAACAATTTTGGCATATTACCCTCCCCGGTTTGCGACCTACTTTAATATTTGCCATTGTCACCACTGCAATTTTCACCTTACGAAGTTTTGAGCAAGTTTATGTGATTACAGGCGGCGGGCCGCTAAATTCTACAAATTTGCTGGTTTATTACATTTATCAAGAAGCTTTTGGGCAATTTGATTTTGGTTATGCAGCTGCGGCCGCGACGGTATTACTAGCAGTAACGTTAGTGTTTGTATATTTGCAATTGCGAACTTGGGGTGAGGAATGA